From Aurantimicrobium sp. INA4, one genomic window encodes:
- the dnaG gene encoding DNA primase, which yields MAGRIRQADVEELKQRINIADVIGDYVSLKSAGVSSMKGLCPFHDERSPSFHVRPTVGYFHCFGCGESGDVYTFVQKMDHLSFTESIERLAQRINFELHYEEGSGKSQETGNRTRILAANTAAAEFYVAQLATPGAAAGRKFLGERGFDKAAAERFGIGFAPKAWNELRDHLKTKGFTEEEMLQAGLLSQGDKGVYDRFRGRVIWPIRDVTGQTIGFGARKLFDDDQGPKYLNTPETPVYHKQQVLYGLDLAKRDVSKTRRVVVVEGYTDVMAAHLSGVTTAVATCGTSFGVEHIKLIRRIMGDDSGLGEVIFTFDPDAAGQKAAMRAFAEEQRFAAQTFVAVAPDGLDPCDLRLAQGEQAVRDLMDSKIPMFEFVMRQMLSNYNLDTVEGRVAALREAAPVVADIRDSALRPGYTRELARLTGVDVSEAQVAVSNAVKASRSKGMQTTSEGARTGYAGTPTTRPVPAGSEQTEASVESAPEGPRVFELKNDPSSRLEREALMALIQFPELVGSDLAADAVQSAILDPNLATVRDAIGANINELGGETWLDRIQNDLPQDFKPLVTQLAVAPLPQKNEDQTQTYCRGVVVSLIERDLVRRKSELVGRLQRTSVDQGEISREIQRELLELETKRRQLRED from the coding sequence ATGGCTGGCCGTATTCGTCAAGCAGATGTTGAAGAACTCAAGCAACGCATCAACATTGCTGATGTCATCGGTGACTATGTGAGCTTAAAATCCGCTGGTGTGAGTTCAATGAAGGGTCTGTGTCCTTTCCATGATGAACGCTCACCCAGCTTTCACGTGCGCCCCACGGTGGGATACTTTCATTGCTTTGGCTGCGGTGAATCCGGCGATGTCTACACATTCGTGCAGAAAATGGACCATCTGAGCTTCACAGAATCCATTGAACGCTTGGCACAGCGCATCAACTTTGAACTTCACTATGAAGAGGGTTCAGGTAAGTCTCAAGAGACAGGTAACCGGACTCGTATCCTGGCAGCCAATACCGCGGCTGCAGAATTTTATGTTGCTCAGTTGGCCACACCAGGTGCTGCTGCAGGGCGAAAGTTTTTGGGTGAGCGCGGTTTCGATAAAGCCGCCGCTGAACGTTTTGGTATTGGCTTCGCTCCCAAGGCGTGGAACGAACTTCGTGATCACCTCAAGACCAAAGGCTTCACGGAAGAAGAAATGTTGCAAGCGGGGTTGCTCTCGCAAGGAGACAAGGGTGTTTATGACCGCTTCCGCGGTCGAGTGATCTGGCCTATTCGCGATGTCACCGGTCAAACGATTGGTTTTGGCGCGCGTAAACTCTTTGACGATGACCAGGGTCCTAAGTATTTGAATACTCCAGAGACTCCGGTCTATCACAAGCAACAGGTGCTCTATGGGCTAGATCTTGCCAAACGAGATGTTTCAAAGACTCGCCGCGTTGTTGTGGTGGAAGGTTACACCGATGTGATGGCTGCACACCTTTCTGGGGTGACCACTGCAGTAGCCACCTGTGGAACGAGTTTTGGCGTGGAACACATCAAACTCATTCGCCGCATCATGGGAGATGATTCCGGGCTGGGTGAAGTGATTTTCACCTTCGACCCTGACGCTGCTGGGCAGAAAGCAGCCATGCGCGCTTTTGCGGAAGAACAACGATTTGCTGCACAAACCTTTGTCGCGGTTGCCCCAGATGGCCTCGACCCCTGCGATCTGCGTCTTGCTCAAGGAGAGCAGGCCGTTCGGGATTTGATGGATTCGAAAATCCCCATGTTTGAGTTTGTAATGAGGCAAATGCTTAGCAACTACAACCTCGACACTGTCGAGGGTCGTGTTGCTGCACTGCGTGAGGCAGCGCCCGTGGTGGCAGATATCAGGGACTCTGCGCTTCGTCCTGGTTACACACGAGAACTTGCCCGCTTGACGGGTGTTGACGTGTCAGAAGCGCAGGTTGCTGTCTCTAACGCCGTTAAGGCCTCACGATCAAAAGGGATGCAAACAACCTCTGAGGGTGCGCGCACAGGTTATGCCGGAACTCCCACAACAAGACCTGTTCCAGCTGGTTCTGAGCAAACAGAAGCTTCCGTAGAGAGCGCCCCTGAAGGTCCTCGCGTCTTTGAGCTGAAGAATGATCCGTCATCGCGTCTTGAACGTGAAGCATTGATGGCACTGATTCAATTCCCTGAATTGGTCGGCAGTGACCTAGCTGCGGATGCAGTCCAATCAGCCATTCTTGACCCAAACTTGGCCACCGTTCGAGACGCAATCGGAGCAAACATCAACGAGCTGGGTGGGGAGACGTGGCTGGATAGGATTCAGAACGATCTTCCTCAGGACTTTAAGCCATTGGTAACTCAGCTTGCTGTGGCGCCACTTCCACAAAAAAACGAGGACCAAACCCAGACTTATTGTCGTGGTGTGGTTGTTTCTCTCATTGAGCGCGACTTGGTTCGTCGCAAATCTGAACTAGTCGGGCGTTTGCAACGAACCAGTGTTGACCAGGGTGAAATCAGTCGCGAGATTCAACGTGAACTTTTGGAATTAGAAACCAAACGTCGCCAACTTCGTGAGGACTAG
- the dusB gene encoding tRNA dihydrouridine synthase DusB, whose product MTSVKTGARAGNLNIGPIQAEVPVVLAPMAGITNMAYRRLCREQGSGIFVSEMITSRALVERTPGSMHLIQTHPSEEIRSIQLYGVAPKTVREAVTMLVAEDRADHIDLNFGCPVPKVTRKGGGSALPWKKDLFREIVEEAVKAAGEIPLTIKMRKGIDADHLTFIEAGKAAEGAGVAAIALHGRTASEFYSGHADWNAIGELKQAVTSVPVLGNGDIWSAEDAVRMMDETGCDGVVVGRGCLGRPWLFAELDAAFRERAGLQEPGNRIEPTLGYVATTLRRHLELLIEFFDSEEHACRDIRKHMAWYFKGYPVGGDVRSQLAQVTSLQHLDDLLGQLDWSTPYPGADAEGQRGRQGTPKRPSLPDRWLESQELSDAEKAVVAHAEIDASGG is encoded by the coding sequence ATGACGAGTGTGAAGACAGGTGCCCGGGCGGGCAATTTGAACATTGGGCCCATTCAGGCCGAAGTTCCTGTCGTGCTCGCACCCATGGCTGGCATTACCAACATGGCCTACCGTCGACTGTGCCGAGAGCAGGGCTCTGGAATTTTTGTCTCCGAGATGATCACTTCACGGGCCCTCGTAGAGCGAACGCCTGGGTCAATGCACTTGATCCAAACCCACCCCAGTGAAGAAATTCGTTCCATCCAGTTGTATGGAGTGGCGCCAAAAACGGTCCGTGAAGCCGTCACCATGCTTGTGGCTGAAGACCGTGCAGACCACATTGATCTCAATTTTGGTTGTCCAGTCCCGAAAGTCACCCGTAAGGGTGGCGGTTCGGCATTGCCCTGGAAAAAAGACTTATTCCGAGAAATTGTCGAAGAAGCAGTTAAGGCTGCTGGTGAAATTCCACTAACTATCAAGATGCGTAAAGGCATCGATGCTGACCACCTCACGTTCATAGAAGCAGGTAAAGCAGCCGAGGGGGCTGGGGTTGCCGCCATTGCTTTGCACGGGAGAACAGCCTCCGAGTTTTATTCAGGGCATGCTGACTGGAATGCGATTGGCGAACTCAAGCAAGCGGTGACAAGTGTTCCCGTTCTGGGGAACGGAGATATTTGGTCTGCCGAAGACGCTGTTCGCATGATGGATGAAACCGGCTGTGATGGAGTTGTTGTTGGACGTGGCTGCCTTGGGCGTCCTTGGCTTTTCGCTGAATTGGACGCTGCGTTCCGCGAGCGTGCGGGACTCCAAGAACCTGGCAACAGAATTGAACCCACACTGGGTTATGTTGCAACCACTTTGCGCCGTCACCTTGAGCTCTTAATTGAGTTCTTTGATTCAGAAGAGCATGCCTGCCGCGACATCCGCAAACACATGGCCTGGTATTTCAAGGGATACCCGGTTGGGGGAGATGTACGCTCTCAATTGGCTCAAGTTACCAGCTTGCAACACCTCGATGATCTGCTCGGCCAGCTTGATTGGTCCACGCCCTACCCGGGAGCGGATGCTGAAGGTCAACGCGGACGTCAGGGGACTCCGAAGCGACCTTCTTTGCCAGATAGATGGTTGGAGTCTCAGGAACTCAGCGACGCGGAAAAAGCTGTAGTCGCCCATGCTGAAATCGATGCGAGTGGTGGCTAA
- a CDS encoding DsbA family oxidoreductase, with protein sequence MTDPIKVDIWSDVQCPWCYIGKRKFEAGAKLYGKPVEVEYHSFELAPDTPVDYEGDPVQYLSERKGIPVEQVHQMLERVTGIAESVGLHYNYDAVHQTNTIKAHEVLHYAKAHGKQQEMKERLLKAYFIDGEHVGKSENLAKLAGEIGLDEQDVLRSLEAEEYLPSVKADMAQAREYGINGVPFYVIDGKYGISGAQDAATFAAALNEAAENRA encoded by the coding sequence ATGACCGACCCCATCAAGGTTGATATTTGGTCTGATGTCCAATGTCCCTGGTGTTACATCGGGAAACGTAAGTTTGAAGCAGGCGCCAAGTTATACGGAAAGCCAGTTGAGGTGGAGTACCACTCCTTCGAGTTAGCACCAGATACACCGGTGGATTACGAGGGTGATCCTGTCCAGTACTTGAGTGAGCGCAAGGGCATTCCAGTTGAGCAAGTGCACCAGATGCTTGAGCGAGTTACCGGAATAGCCGAAAGTGTCGGACTTCACTACAACTATGACGCTGTCCACCAAACCAACACCATCAAAGCTCACGAGGTGTTGCATTACGCAAAAGCACACGGCAAGCAACAGGAAATGAAAGAACGCCTCCTCAAGGCATATTTCATCGATGGTGAGCACGTGGGCAAGAGCGAAAACTTAGCCAAACTAGCTGGCGAGATTGGCTTAGACGAACAGGATGTGTTGCGCAGTCTAGAAGCAGAAGAGTATCTCCCTTCGGTTAAAGCAGATATGGCGCAAGCACGGGAATACGGCATCAATGGTGTGCCTTTTTATGTCATTGATGGCAAATATGGAATCTCTGGTGCACAGGATGCAGCAACATTTGCTGCTGCACTTAATGAAGCTGCAGAAAACAGAGCCTAA
- a CDS encoding deoxyguanosinetriphosphate triphosphohydrolase — protein sequence MSDHHVETANIPTVTAGYSEFDAERMLEETHSSRRSDFARDRARLLHSSALRRLSAKTQVLSPTAGLDFARNRLTHSLEVAQVGREIAGRLRLDPDVVDTASLAHDIGHPPFGHNGEKALNSWSSDIGGFEGNAQTLRLLTRLEPKVFGTDGRSFGLNLTRASLDASTKYPWPEQQAVIDPTGRAKFGFYADDFDVFAWMRAGAPDKQRCIEAQVMDLSDDIAYSVHDFEDAIFNGYVDAGELGARVNHDELVDSMFEWIGGEFSHDELIAAFDRLDNLDVWVDTWDGSRIAQAKLKNLTSQLIGRFAHAAVHATREAYPQQSLVRFGGNVIVPDVVRAEIAVLKGIVAAFVMTTNSRQPVYTQQREVLTDLCNTLYERGPEAMDRHFADDWNAATDEAVRRRIVVDQVASLTDQSAFAWHNRLCGGNNTVTVVS from the coding sequence ATGTCTGACCACCATGTTGAAACGGCAAACATACCGACCGTGACGGCAGGTTATTCAGAGTTTGATGCTGAACGAATGCTGGAGGAAACCCACTCCTCCCGTCGTTCTGATTTTGCTCGAGATCGTGCGCGTTTGCTGCACTCCAGCGCACTGCGCAGACTCTCAGCTAAGACTCAAGTGCTCAGTCCCACTGCAGGTCTAGATTTTGCACGAAACCGCCTTACCCACTCTCTGGAGGTTGCGCAGGTTGGCCGGGAAATTGCTGGCCGTCTTCGACTTGATCCCGACGTTGTTGATACTGCGAGTTTGGCTCACGACATAGGTCACCCACCTTTTGGTCACAACGGTGAAAAAGCGTTGAACTCATGGAGTTCGGACATTGGGGGCTTTGAGGGAAACGCACAAACTCTACGGCTGCTGACCCGTCTGGAGCCAAAAGTTTTTGGAACAGATGGCCGCAGTTTTGGGCTCAACCTCACTCGCGCAAGTCTGGATGCCAGCACAAAATACCCGTGGCCTGAACAGCAGGCTGTCATTGACCCCACCGGCCGGGCAAAGTTTGGTTTCTATGCCGATGATTTTGATGTCTTTGCCTGGATGCGCGCCGGTGCACCGGATAAACAGCGCTGTATAGAGGCTCAGGTCATGGACCTCAGTGATGACATTGCCTATTCCGTGCATGACTTTGAGGATGCCATTTTCAATGGTTATGTGGATGCGGGAGAGCTGGGTGCGCGCGTCAACCACGATGAACTGGTGGACTCCATGTTTGAGTGGATTGGGGGCGAATTCTCTCACGATGAGCTCATCGCTGCCTTTGATCGACTAGATAACTTGGATGTGTGGGTGGACACCTGGGATGGTTCGCGTATTGCCCAAGCCAAACTGAAAAACCTCACGAGCCAGCTCATTGGACGATTCGCTCACGCAGCTGTTCATGCCACCCGTGAGGCGTATCCTCAGCAGAGCTTGGTGCGTTTTGGTGGAAACGTCATTGTTCCTGATGTGGTGCGTGCAGAGATTGCTGTGCTCAAGGGAATCGTTGCCGCTTTCGTGATGACCACTAATTCACGCCAGCCTGTCTACACCCAACAGCGCGAAGTGCTCACGGATTTGTGCAACACCCTATACGAGCGTGGGCCAGAAGCTATGGACCGTCATTTCGCGGATGACTGGAACGCCGCAACGGATGAGGCGGTGCGCCGCCGCATCGTTGTGGATCAGGTTGCGAGCTTGACCGATCAATCAGCATTCGCATGGCACAACCGCCTGTGTGGAGGAAACAACACAGTGACGGTGGTGTCCTGA